Proteins from a genomic interval of Stenotrophomonas maltophilia:
- a CDS encoding ABC transporter ATP-binding protein, translated as MSTLVSLRNITKTYQRGPEKVQVLHGIDLDIARGDFVALMGPSGSGKTTLLNLIGGLDNPSGGEISIEGERIDQMSGGQLSTWRSHHVGFVFQFYNLMPMLTAQKNVELPLLLTHLSAAQRRRNAEIALTLVGLADRRSHRPNELSGGQQQRVAIARAIVSDPTFLICDEPTGDLDRQSAEEILGLLQQLNREHGKTIIMVTHDPKAAEYATHTVHLDKGELADAPLAH; from the coding sequence ATGTCGACCCTGGTTTCACTGCGCAACATCACCAAGACCTACCAGCGTGGCCCCGAGAAAGTGCAGGTACTGCACGGCATCGACCTGGACATCGCGCGCGGCGACTTCGTCGCGCTGATGGGTCCGTCCGGTTCGGGCAAGACCACCCTGCTCAACCTGATCGGCGGCCTGGACAACCCCAGCGGCGGCGAGATCAGCATCGAAGGCGAGCGCATCGACCAGATGAGCGGCGGCCAGCTGTCGACCTGGCGCAGCCACCACGTCGGCTTCGTGTTCCAGTTCTACAACCTGATGCCGATGCTGACCGCGCAGAAGAACGTCGAGCTGCCGCTGCTGCTGACCCATCTCAGTGCCGCGCAGCGCCGCCGCAATGCGGAAATCGCGTTGACCCTGGTCGGCCTGGCCGACCGTCGCAGCCATCGCCCGAATGAACTGTCCGGCGGCCAGCAGCAGCGCGTGGCGATCGCCCGCGCGATCGTCTCCGACCCGACCTTCCTGATCTGCGACGAACCCACCGGCGACCTCGACCGCCAGTCCGCCGAGGAGATCCTGGGCCTGCTGCAGCAGCTCAACCGCGAACACGGCAAGACCATCATCATGGTCACCCATGACCCGAAGGCCGCCGAGTACGCCACGCACACGGTGCACCTGGACAAGGGCGAGCTGGCCGACGCGCCGCTGGCCCACTGA